The Quercus lobata isolate SW786 chromosome 4, ValleyOak3.0 Primary Assembly, whole genome shotgun sequence genome segment ATCAGTACAAGGGATTGATCCATTGAACTGAATAAGTTTGACAAACATGATGGTTAAGAAATCTGcaagaaataaatgcaaacacaaaacaataaaatgttGAGCAAAAGATCCCAAGAAAGTAAATTGACGGTGGTAGTGAGACGACCAAAAATTAAGAGAAGCATCCAGCAGTTCTTGGAATGAGTCAATCTGGACTAACCCAAGTAAAGCCACCATAGTTGGCCATAAGTAATTGTAAGTTCATGTAGCCACAGCCTCCATAAACTCTGCATCCTCTCCCATAGCCTCTAGAGTCTCAGGCAAAAGGCAAGCTTCAAAATCAATGCTACCCTCCTCCTTTCCAGGAAAAACAAGTAACCGCCCATCAAATTTAGTCCCAGCACCGCTTCGCAATGCCACGGGTTTTCCCCAACCAAAGTCATTACCATACACGTTGTGCCGTGGGGAGCTTCCTAAGAGCAAGGTGTTACTTATGGGGCGACTAAAGTTCACCATCCTAGGATTTTTCACCCATTCATCTAAGAACTTTCTCACGTCATGTGGCGTCTTTGAAGCAAGCGCATTGTTTATGCTCCAAGCCGCCCAGCCGAGTCCATGTTCTAACAGTTCCCCTGCTGTGCTTGTGACACTCTCCGAGTCCACCGCATTCCCGAAGTGCTGTTTTGGCAATGGAGGCTGCATCCTTTGCCTTGTACCCATAGCAATCGTGCACTTAACCTCTTCATCAGCCTCCAGACACCGACAGCGAGTCACAgatcgccaaaaatgacccaatAGTGCTTGCAGAGATGAGATCCTATCGGTGCCCATTTCATTGTTGGCCTTTGCTTTAAGttcagcaattttttcttttgtaaagtGAAAATACCTTTGTTTCAGCGGAGGAGGGACCCACTTCTGAGTCTTTTCTTCAAGGATATTTGGTATATGAACCGGAAAGTTGATGATTCCGTCAAAATGGCTACTTCCAAATAAGGGATGCGGTTGCAATTTCTCGCAAGTGCCTCGAGAAATCTCAGACCAAGTATTAAAGAAATGCCAGAACGTGGTTCCATCACAAACCGCATGGTTTAGAGCGCAACCGATGAAGATGCAGTCAACAAGCTCAGTTACTTGCACTGACAGCAACGGCTTGGAAATGCCCTCGCAGTTCAGAACACCGTTCATAAGAAAGAAGGAATCGACAATCTGGGGAAGATAGATAGGCTCAAGGATATCAGCCATAGTAGTACCATCTGCAGCTGCATGGACGAACTGGGCTCCGTGGTTATTGCAGTCAATGAAGAAGGAGGTGGTGTTATCTTCACTGTTCTCAATCATGGCAAGACGCCCAGCAAGGGGATAAAATATATCCAGTGTGCGGGAGAGAGAGGATTGTAGGTGATGAATCACATTgttttcttcaagttgttgcTCCTGTGAAGTTGTAGGTTTGAGAAAGATGAGGCCCCTTTGAATAGGATCGTATGTGAGGAGGCGGAGATCCCATGGGGTTAACTCGATTCTTCTGGTTGAGTAATTGTTTCTGGTGGGTCGGATGGTACTGGTGGAAAGGAAGTGAACCAtgttgaaatttgatttctacGCACAGAAGTGTTGGACTTTGCTAAGAAACACTGTACGTCGAATCTCATCAAACACTAGAGTATGATCATGCCCAGGTAAGGTTGCCATTTATGGCCTAAGATCGAGCTAAGATGCGCAGATGGGGTTGACAGGATGACGAGGCCTTCTAG includes the following:
- the LOC115987942 gene encoding uncharacterized acetyltransferase At3g50280-like yields the protein MVHFLSTSTIRPTRNNYSTRRIELTPWDLRLLTYDPIQRGLIFLKPTTSQEQQLEENNVIHHLQSSLSRTLDIFYPLAGRLAMIENSEDNTTSFFIDCNNHGAQFVHAAADGTTMADILEPIYLPQIVDSFFLMNGVLNCEGISKPLLSVQVTELVDCIFIGCALNHAVCDGTTFWHFFNTWSEISRGTCEKLQPHPLFGSSHFDGIINFPVHIPNILEEKTQKWVPPPLKQRYFHFTKEKIAELKAKANNEMGTDRISSLQALLGHFWRSVTRCRCLEADEEVKCTIAMGTRQRMQPPLPKQHFGNAVDSESVTSTAGELLEHGLGWAAWSINNALASKTPHDVRKFLDEWVKNPRMVNFSRPISNTLLLGSSPRHNVYGNDFGWGKPVALRSGAGTKFDGRLLVFPGKEEGSIDFEACLLPETLEAMGEDAEFMEAVAT